The sequence GACATCTGGACCGGCTGGACCATCTGGGCCGCCGGCGACTGGTGGGGCGATTATCCGCTTTCGGTCCAGCCGCTGGAAGACGGCCTCGACCGGCCGCAGATGGTGGCGATCGAGCCGTTCATCGCTCGCAAGACACCGGAGGAGCGCACATGCGAGGCGCTGCGCCGCCGATGAAAGGTCTTGCCCTCGCCCCGCGCCTGCCGGTGGCCTTCGCGGGAACGGTCGGCCTGCTTGACCTGGCCGGCGGCGATGTCGGCGTGGTGATCTGCGAGCCTTGGGGCTACGAGGCGCAATGCGCCCGCCGCGCCCTGCGGGTCCTGTCCGATCGCCTGTCGGCGCTGGGCTGCCCGGTGCTGCGCTACGACCAGCCCGGCTCCGGCGATGCGCTCGCCTCCGCCGCCGATATCGGCGGGCTCGCCCCGTTCGACGCCGCGCTCGCCTCCGCTTGCGAGACCTTGTTGCGGGACACCCGCGCCACCCGCGTCGTGCTGGTCGGTCTCGGCCTGGGTGCGGCCCTGTGCCTGCGCCATGCGGGCGCCCATCCCGACACCGTAGCGGGCCTCGTGCTGCTGGCGCCTCCGGCCAAGGGCCGCATGTGGCTGCGCGAGTTGCAGGCCCGCGCCGTGATGATCGGCGAGGTCACCGGCTCGGCCCCGGCGCCCGGGCCCGGTGAGGCTTTGCGCATCGCCGGCCTGCCGATGTCCGACGCGCTGGCCGCCGAGCTGCGCGCGCTCGATCTGACCGCGCTCGATCAAATGCCCGCCTGTCCGGTTCTGGCGCTGGCGCGCGAAGGACGCGCCGCGGAAGGGACCTTGTGCGAGACGCTTGCCGCTGCCACCGGCGGCGAAGCCGGCATCATGACCGGCTATGACGAGCTGATGACCGACCCGACCGGTTCTCTCGTGCCGGAGGCAGACTACTCTCGCGTCCTGTCCTGGGTGCAGAGCCTGCTGCCGCAGGCTGCTGGTGTCGCTCCCGTTACCACCGATGGCGCGCCGGTGCTGCCTGCCGCCCGGCTTGCCGGGCCGTCCTTCACGGAGACGCTGTGCCTTTTCGGCCCGCAGGAGACGATGGTCGGCGTCTGGTGCGCACCGGCCGATCCGGACCCTCAGGCCCTTCCGGTGATCCTGCTCAATGCCGGCGGCAATCCGCGCGCGGGCTGGGCGCGCGGTGGGGTGGAGCTTGCCCGTGCGCTCGCGGCCTCCGGCGTCCCCTCCTTCCGCTTCGACATTGCCGATATCGGCGACAGCCGGCCGCTGCCCGGCGGGCCGGAGGTGGTCCACTATCATGCGGGCCTGCCGGCGCAGCTCTCCGCCGCCATCGACCTCTGCCAGGCGATGGGCGGCGGCGATCGCGTCGTGGTCACGGGCAATTGCGGCGGCGCCTATCTGGCGCTCAATGGCGCGCTCTCCGACACACGCATCGCCCATGTGGTCGCGGTCAACCTGCAGCGCTTCTTGTGGGACCCGCGCGACGACGTTGCCGAGGTGCTCCGCTTCGGCCACAGCTCGGCGAGCGAATACGGCCGCAAGCTGTTTGACCCCAGCAAGTGGAAGCGGGTGCTCGCCGGAAAGTCCGACCCGCTCGGCATCCTGCGCAGCCTTGCCGTGCGGGCCTGGCGGCAGGGCGAGCGGCGTCTTGCGCCCTGGCTCTTCGGTCTGGCACCGTTCTCGCGGCTCTATCGTAAGGTGCATGCCAATCTCGCGGCGCTGTCTTTGCGCGGCGTTGCCATCGTCCTCGTCTTCAGCGAGGGCGATCCGGGGCTGGTGCAGCTCGACACGTTCTTCGGCGAAGGGTGGAAGCGTCTGGCCGCCTATCCGAATATCGATGTCGTCA comes from Stappia sp. 28M-7 and encodes:
- a CDS encoding alpha/beta fold hydrolase; its protein translation is MRGAAPPMKGLALAPRLPVAFAGTVGLLDLAGGDVGVVICEPWGYEAQCARRALRVLSDRLSALGCPVLRYDQPGSGDALASAADIGGLAPFDAALASACETLLRDTRATRVVLVGLGLGAALCLRHAGAHPDTVAGLVLLAPPAKGRMWLRELQARAVMIGEVTGSAPAPGPGEALRIAGLPMSDALAAELRALDLTALDQMPACPVLALAREGRAAEGTLCETLAAATGGEAGIMTGYDELMTDPTGSLVPEADYSRVLSWVQSLLPQAAGVAPVTTDGAPVLPAARLAGPSFTETLCLFGPQETMVGVWCAPADPDPQALPVILLNAGGNPRAGWARGGVELARALAASGVPSFRFDIADIGDSRPLPGGPEVVHYHAGLPAQLSAAIDLCQAMGGGDRVVVTGNCGGAYLALNGALSDTRIAHVVAVNLQRFLWDPRDDVAEVLRFGHSSASEYGRKLFDPSKWKRVLAGKSDPLGILRSLAVRAWRQGERRLAPWLFGLAPFSRLYRKVHANLAALSLRGVAIVLVFSEGDPGLVQLDTFFGEGWKRLAAYPNIDVVMIPDADHNLTPEAARLALREQVIGAALAESMSEAAGAQPAA